The following coding sequences are from one Peromyscus eremicus chromosome X, PerEre_H2_v1, whole genome shotgun sequence window:
- the Tfe3 gene encoding transcription factor E3 isoform X2 — MASSSSSRVLLRQQLMRAQAQEQERRERREQAAAAPFPSPAPASPAISVIGVSAGGHTLGRPPPAQVPREVLKVQTHLENPTRYHLQQARRQQVKQYLSTTLGPKLASQALTPPPGPASAQPLPGPETAHATGPTGSAPNSPMALLTIGSSSEKEIDDVIDEIISLESSYNDEMLSYLPGGTAGLQLPSTLPVSGNLLDVYSNQGVTTPAITVSNSCPAELPNIKREISETEAKALLKERQKKDNHNLIERRRRFNINDRIKELGTLIPKSNDPEMRWNKGTILKASVDYIRKLQKEQQRSKDLESRQRSLEQANRSLQLRIQELELQAQIHGLPVPPTPGLLSLATSSASDSLKPEQLDIEEEGRPSATAFHVAGGPVQNAPQQQPPAPPSDALLDLHFPSDHLGDLGDPFHLGLEDILMEEEGVVGGLSGGALSPLRAASDPLLSSVSPAVSKASSRRSSFSMEEES, encoded by the exons ATGGCGTCATCATCTTCATCACGAGTCTTGCTGCGGCAGCAGCTGATGCGGGCCCAGGCCCAGGAGCAGGAGAGGCGTGAGCGGCGGGAGCAGGCAGCAGCCGCTCCCTTCCCCAGTCCTGCACCTGCCTCGCCAGCCATCTCTGTGATTGGTGTGTCTGCTGGTGGCCACACATTGGGTCGTCCACCCCCAGCTCAGGTGCCCAGGGAGGTTCTCAAG GTTCAGACCCACCTGGAGAACCCCACACGCTACCATCTCCAGCAAGCCCGCCGGCAGCAGGTGAAACAATACTTGTCTACCACACTTGGGCCCAAGCTGGCTTCCCAGGCCCTCACCCCACCACCAGGGCCTGCCAGTGCCCAGCCACTTCCTGGCCCTGAGACTGCCCATGCCACTGGCCCAACAGGCAGTGCTCCTAACAGCCCCATGGCACTGCTCACCATTGGCTCCAGCTCAGAGAAGGAG ATTGATGATGTCATTGATGAGATCATCAGCCTAGAGTCCAGTTACAACGATGAGATGCTCAGCTATCTTCCCGGAGGCACAGCAGGGCTGCAGCTCCCCAGCACG CTGCCTGTGTCAGGGAATCTGCTGGATGTGTACAGCAACCAAGGAGTGACCACCCCGGCCATCACTGTCAGCAATTCCTGTCCGGCCGAGCTGCCGAACATCAAACGGGAGATCTCTG AAACCGAGGCAAAGGCCCTTTTGAAGGAACGACAGAAGAAAGACAATCACAACCTAA TTGAACGACGCAGGCGATTCAACATTAACGATAGGATCAAAGAGCTGGGCACCCTCATCCCCAAGTCCAATGATCC GGAGATGCGCTGGAACAAGGGCACCATCCTGAAGGCATCTGTGGATTACATCCGCAAGCTGCAGAAGGAGCAGCAACGCTCCAAAGACCTGGAGAGCCGGCAGCGATCCCTGGAGCAAGCCAACCGAAGTCTGCAGCTCCGAATtcag GAGCTAGAACTGCAGGCCCAGATCCATGGTCTGCCAGTACCTCCTACCCCAGGACTGCTCTCCCTAGCCACTAGTTCCGCCTCTGACAGCCTCAAGCCAGAACAGCTGGACATTGAGGAGGAAGGCAGGCCGAGCGCGACAGCATTTCATGTAGCAGGGGGACCTGTCCAGAATGCGCCTCAGCAGCAGCCTCCAGCGCCACCCTCGGATGCTCTTCTGGACCTGCATTTTCCCAGCGACCACTTGGGGGACCTGGGGGATCCCTTTCACCTGGGCCTAGAGGACATtctgatggaggaggagggggtggtggGAGGGCTGTCAGGGGGTGCCCTGTCCCCGCTGCGGGCTGCCTCTGACCCCCTACTTTCTTCAGTATCCCCGGCTGTGTCCAAGGCCAGCAGTCGCCGCAGCAGCTTCAGCATGGAGGAGGAGTCCTGA
- the Tfe3 gene encoding transcription factor E3 isoform X1, which produces MSHAAEPSRDGVEASAEGPRAVFVLLEERRPADSAQLLSLNSLLPESGIVADIELENILDPDSFYELKSQPLPLRSSLPTSLQATPSTPATLSASSSAGGSRTPAMASSSSSRVLLRQQLMRAQAQEQERRERREQAAAAPFPSPAPASPAISVIGVSAGGHTLGRPPPAQVPREVLKVQTHLENPTRYHLQQARRQQVKQYLSTTLGPKLASQALTPPPGPASAQPLPGPETAHATGPTGSAPNSPMALLTIGSSSEKEIDDVIDEIISLESSYNDEMLSYLPGGTAGLQLPSTLPVSGNLLDVYSNQGVTTPAITVSNSCPAELPNIKREISETEAKALLKERQKKDNHNLIERRRRFNINDRIKELGTLIPKSNDPEMRWNKGTILKASVDYIRKLQKEQQRSKDLESRQRSLEQANRSLQLRIQELELQAQIHGLPVPPTPGLLSLATSSASDSLKPEQLDIEEEGRPSATAFHVAGGPVQNAPQQQPPAPPSDALLDLHFPSDHLGDLGDPFHLGLEDILMEEEGVVGGLSGGALSPLRAASDPLLSSVSPAVSKASSRRSSFSMEEES; this is translated from the exons cctgaATTCTTTGCTTCCGGAATCCGGGATTGTTGCTGACATCGAATTAGAAAACATCCTTGATCCTGACAGCTTCTACGAGCTCAAAAGCCAACCCCTACCCCTCCGCTCCAG CCTCCCAACATCACTGCAGGCCACACCAAGCACCCCAGCTACACTCTCTGCATCATCTTCTGCAGGGGGCTCCAGGACCCCTGCCATGGCGTCATCATCTTCATCACGAGTCTTGCTGCGGCAGCAGCTGATGCGGGCCCAGGCCCAGGAGCAGGAGAGGCGTGAGCGGCGGGAGCAGGCAGCAGCCGCTCCCTTCCCCAGTCCTGCACCTGCCTCGCCAGCCATCTCTGTGATTGGTGTGTCTGCTGGTGGCCACACATTGGGTCGTCCACCCCCAGCTCAGGTGCCCAGGGAGGTTCTCAAG GTTCAGACCCACCTGGAGAACCCCACACGCTACCATCTCCAGCAAGCCCGCCGGCAGCAGGTGAAACAATACTTGTCTACCACACTTGGGCCCAAGCTGGCTTCCCAGGCCCTCACCCCACCACCAGGGCCTGCCAGTGCCCAGCCACTTCCTGGCCCTGAGACTGCCCATGCCACTGGCCCAACAGGCAGTGCTCCTAACAGCCCCATGGCACTGCTCACCATTGGCTCCAGCTCAGAGAAGGAG ATTGATGATGTCATTGATGAGATCATCAGCCTAGAGTCCAGTTACAACGATGAGATGCTCAGCTATCTTCCCGGAGGCACAGCAGGGCTGCAGCTCCCCAGCACG CTGCCTGTGTCAGGGAATCTGCTGGATGTGTACAGCAACCAAGGAGTGACCACCCCGGCCATCACTGTCAGCAATTCCTGTCCGGCCGAGCTGCCGAACATCAAACGGGAGATCTCTG AAACCGAGGCAAAGGCCCTTTTGAAGGAACGACAGAAGAAAGACAATCACAACCTAA TTGAACGACGCAGGCGATTCAACATTAACGATAGGATCAAAGAGCTGGGCACCCTCATCCCCAAGTCCAATGATCC GGAGATGCGCTGGAACAAGGGCACCATCCTGAAGGCATCTGTGGATTACATCCGCAAGCTGCAGAAGGAGCAGCAACGCTCCAAAGACCTGGAGAGCCGGCAGCGATCCCTGGAGCAAGCCAACCGAAGTCTGCAGCTCCGAATtcag GAGCTAGAACTGCAGGCCCAGATCCATGGTCTGCCAGTACCTCCTACCCCAGGACTGCTCTCCCTAGCCACTAGTTCCGCCTCTGACAGCCTCAAGCCAGAACAGCTGGACATTGAGGAGGAAGGCAGGCCGAGCGCGACAGCATTTCATGTAGCAGGGGGACCTGTCCAGAATGCGCCTCAGCAGCAGCCTCCAGCGCCACCCTCGGATGCTCTTCTGGACCTGCATTTTCCCAGCGACCACTTGGGGGACCTGGGGGATCCCTTTCACCTGGGCCTAGAGGACATtctgatggaggaggagggggtggtggGAGGGCTGTCAGGGGGTGCCCTGTCCCCGCTGCGGGCTGCCTCTGACCCCCTACTTTCTTCAGTATCCCCGGCTGTGTCCAAGGCCAGCAGTCGCCGCAGCAGCTTCAGCATGGAGGAGGAGTCCTGA